A window of the Ammoniphilus oxalaticus genome harbors these coding sequences:
- a CDS encoding YugN family protein, translating to MISFQSEIEGKEAQYGAIAEPFATEGFVLGGNWDYDGGYFDCALEKDGDGETIYLRLPAQVTRGQLDDAKANLKFLQPLLVRHVVHTGIADEVGSAGTLNQFQSPIETDGEIHAEDHRVAKAEQAIQRIMPFLS from the coding sequence ATTGAAGGAAAAGAAGCCCAATACGGCGCGATTGCCGAGCCGTTTGCTACTGAGGGATTTGTGCTTGGCGGCAACTGGGACTATGATGGTGGCTATTTTGACTGCGCCTTAGAAAAGGATGGGGACGGTGAAACGATTTATTTACGGTTACCCGCCCAAGTGACACGCGGTCAACTCGATGACGCCAAAGCAAACTTGAAATTTTTGCAACCGTTATTGGTGAGGCATGTCGTCCATACCGGGATCGCGGATGAAGTCGGATCGGCGGGAACACTCAATCAGTTTCAATCTCCGATCGAAACAGACGGGGAAATCCATGCCGAAGATCATCGAGTTGCCAAAGCGGAACAAGCGATTCAACGGATTATGCCGTTTCTATCTTAA
- a CDS encoding LysM peptidoglycan-binding domain-containing protein, with product MQIHFYHQWDKPSSANVQSNRTTIDSETTTVKKETSFFSKIDKIRSINPNLALIVLGILATFFFSYLIFANHSGQASFDGTFGMTQKTGEMFYTVQSGDTLWSIANRHYPHLMTEEAIIQIQQTNGFKGATIQAGQTILLP from the coding sequence ATGCAAATTCATTTTTATCACCAATGGGACAAGCCATCTTCTGCAAATGTCCAATCCAATCGAACGACTATTGATAGTGAAACGACCACCGTTAAAAAAGAGACAAGCTTCTTTTCAAAAATAGATAAGATCCGCTCGATCAATCCGAATCTAGCGCTGATTGTCCTCGGCATTCTTGCCACCTTTTTCTTTAGCTATCTTATTTTTGCTAATCATAGTGGACAAGCTAGCTTTGATGGAACGTTCGGAATGACGCAAAAAACGGGCGAGATGTTCTATACAGTCCAAAGCGGAGATACCTTGTGGTCCATCGCTAACCGTCATTATCCACACTTGATGACAGAAGAAGCAATTATCCAAATCCAACAAACCAACGGATTCAAAGGCGCCACAATCCAAGCGGGGCAAACGATTTTATTGCCTTGA
- a CDS encoding heavy-metal-associated domain-containing protein: protein MKNVQFQLEALTCPSCIKKIEGTLLKQKGVEQARVLFHSSKVKITFDQQVTSAERLEDALRKLGYPPLATKNA, encoded by the coding sequence ATGAAAAACGTTCAATTCCAATTAGAAGCCCTTACTTGTCCATCTTGCATTAAAAAGATCGAAGGTACGTTACTGAAGCAAAAAGGAGTCGAGCAAGCGAGAGTGTTATTCCACTCAAGCAAAGTAAAAATTACCTTTGACCAACAAGTGACCAGCGCAGAGCGACTCGAGGATGCCTTGCGTAAACTCGGTTACCCACCATTAGCAACTAAAAACGCCTAA
- a CDS encoding heavy metal translocating P-type ATPase, giving the protein MTGKMKARLAAITGLLLAVSFILHLFGFSDWKNYLLILSAIIAGYPIVIQAVQTLRMRAFSIELLVSIAIIGALFIGEYVESAVVSFLFLFGAYLEARTLEKTRSSLKSLIAMAPMEATVFRDGEKVTLSIDEVVKGDRVLIHSGEKVAIDGRIVSGTASINEATITGESVPVHKQTDDHVFSGTIIDNGYLEVIAEKVGDDTTFAKIIELVEEAQESKTKTEKFLERFASIYTPAIVGLSILVYLFTRNIEFTLTFLVIACPGALVISAPVSIVAGIGNGAKRGVLIKGGESLEKLAKIDTVVFDKTGTLTKGQPEVTDIKSFGCDENELLQWVAQAEVISEHHLGQTIVKEAKSRNLQLNKQLDQAEVIKGNGIQARIDNQLITVGTRKLMAENGIEIDAAAEAHAVNREKQGNTVVFAAVNDRLEGIISIADQVRPEAAETIRRLKASGVKQIVMLTGDNRHTAELVANKLGIDQVYAQMLPENKVERIQQLKQGGARVAMIGDGINDAPAIATADIGLAMGGSGTDISLETAEIVLMADKLDQFAHAYSLAKTTVRNMKQNTFFAVGTVILLLIGVLLQKVFLASGMLIHELSVLLVVLNAVRLTRYNSDKQGRGNRKVSIPVRKGRRVKHESL; this is encoded by the coding sequence ATGACTGGAAAAATGAAAGCCCGACTGGCAGCGATCACTGGATTGCTGCTAGCGGTCTCCTTTATATTACATCTGTTCGGTTTTTCTGACTGGAAAAACTACCTCTTGATTCTTTCCGCCATCATTGCTGGTTATCCGATCGTCATTCAAGCGGTTCAAACCCTGCGTATGAGAGCGTTTAGCATTGAATTGCTTGTGTCCATCGCCATCATTGGAGCGCTTTTCATTGGCGAATACGTCGAGTCTGCCGTCGTATCTTTCCTATTTTTATTCGGCGCTTACTTGGAGGCGCGCACGTTAGAAAAAACGCGATCCTCGCTTAAGTCACTCATTGCGATGGCTCCAATGGAAGCAACCGTGTTTAGAGACGGGGAGAAAGTGACGCTTTCGATTGACGAAGTTGTCAAAGGGGATCGCGTCTTGATTCACTCTGGCGAAAAAGTAGCGATCGACGGACGGATCGTGTCTGGTACCGCTTCAATTAATGAAGCCACAATCACGGGTGAATCCGTTCCTGTTCACAAACAGACCGATGATCACGTGTTTAGCGGTACAATCATCGACAACGGCTATTTGGAAGTAATCGCGGAAAAAGTCGGAGACGACACGACCTTTGCGAAAATCATTGAGCTCGTTGAAGAAGCGCAAGAATCGAAAACTAAAACCGAGAAATTCCTTGAAAGATTTGCGAGCATTTACACCCCAGCAATTGTCGGGTTATCGATCCTTGTTTATCTATTTACGCGAAACATCGAATTTACTTTAACTTTCCTCGTCATCGCCTGCCCAGGAGCCCTCGTCATCTCCGCCCCCGTTTCAATCGTTGCTGGCATCGGGAATGGAGCAAAGCGCGGCGTCTTGATCAAAGGCGGTGAAAGTTTAGAAAAACTAGCCAAGATCGATACCGTCGTTTTTGACAAAACGGGTACGTTAACGAAAGGACAACCAGAGGTGACAGACATAAAATCTTTTGGATGCGATGAAAATGAATTATTGCAATGGGTCGCTCAAGCAGAAGTCATTTCCGAACACCATCTTGGACAAACGATTGTCAAAGAGGCAAAAAGCCGCAATTTGCAGCTGAACAAACAACTGGACCAAGCGGAAGTGATTAAAGGAAACGGAATCCAAGCCCGTATTGACAACCAGCTCATCACCGTTGGAACGCGAAAACTTATGGCGGAAAACGGGATTGAGATCGATGCCGCTGCCGAAGCGCATGCGGTCAACCGAGAAAAACAAGGAAACACGGTCGTGTTTGCGGCTGTTAACGATCGGTTGGAAGGAATCATATCCATCGCGGACCAAGTCCGTCCTGAAGCCGCGGAGACGATCCGCCGACTCAAAGCGTCAGGCGTCAAGCAAATTGTGATGCTAACCGGCGATAACCGCCATACCGCGGAATTAGTCGCCAACAAACTCGGGATCGACCAAGTGTACGCCCAGATGTTACCCGAAAATAAAGTGGAGCGCATTCAACAACTAAAACAAGGAGGCGCCCGTGTGGCGATGATCGGCGATGGCATCAACGACGCTCCCGCGATTGCGACAGCGGATATTGGACTCGCAATGGGCGGATCAGGAACGGACATTTCCCTGGAGACAGCGGAAATCGTGCTGATGGCGGACAAACTCGATCAGTTTGCTCACGCCTACTCACTAGCCAAAACAACCGTTCGTAACATGAAGCAAAACACATTTTTCGCAGTCGGAACGGTTATTCTGTTACTGATCGGAGTTCTTTTGCAAAAGGTGTTTCTCGCTTCGGGGATGTTAATACACGAATTAAGCGTTTTACTCGTCGTGCTGAATGCGGTTCGGTTGACGCGCTATAATAGTGACAAACAAGGTCGCGGCAACCGAAAGGTAAGCATCCCAGTAAGAAAAGGCAGGCGAGTAAAACATGAATCCTTGTAA
- a CDS encoding Crp/Fnr family transcriptional regulator yields MNPCNHHSVSIKEMQKLCVSLVPIFNHLQPTEMEKIVHATRSASYQRGEQIYGAGDTSAQLFIVHRGLVKIFRLSESGREQLIRLLEPGDFMGELALFSGSPFDHFAVAMEQTELCVMTREDLNAFIEQHPKISLRIMEEFSRRLERAEKLISCLTSEATEQRIAAYLVELADEHAANSFTLPMSKKDIASYLGTTPETVSRKLAEFQENGWIEQSGQRNITLLDRYALQNL; encoded by the coding sequence ATGAATCCTTGTAATCATCACTCGGTCTCGATCAAAGAGATGCAGAAACTATGCGTCTCTTTGGTGCCGATTTTTAATCATTTGCAACCGACAGAAATGGAAAAAATCGTTCATGCCACCCGATCCGCCTCCTATCAACGCGGTGAACAAATTTACGGAGCGGGCGATACTTCGGCGCAGTTGTTTATTGTGCATCGTGGCTTAGTTAAAATTTTTCGACTATCTGAATCTGGACGCGAACAATTGATCCGCCTACTCGAACCAGGCGATTTTATGGGCGAACTCGCCCTCTTTTCTGGATCGCCCTTTGACCACTTTGCTGTCGCCATGGAACAAACGGAATTGTGTGTAATGACCCGCGAGGACTTGAATGCTTTTATTGAACAACATCCGAAGATTTCATTACGGATTATGGAGGAGTTTAGCCGACGACTCGAAAGAGCTGAAAAGCTTATCAGCTGTCTGACATCGGAGGCGACAGAGCAACGGATCGCCGCCTATCTAGTCGAGTTGGCTGATGAGCATGCCGCCAACTCATTCACCCTACCCATGTCCAAAAAAGACATCGCTTCCTACCTCGGCACCACACCTGAAACCGTCAGCCGCAAATTAGCGGAATTTCAAGAAAACGGCTGGATCGAACAAAGCGGTCAACGCAACATAACCCTTTTGGATCGATACGCGTTGCAAAATCTTTAA